In Methanobacterium petrolearium, one genomic interval encodes:
- a CDS encoding class III signal peptide-containing protein, with the protein MINMDGRGQLSAEYILMVGFVLLVILLIAFFATDQTEQNSIAAAARIGAANTSAEIGILNTTTRPIRVTRVDMTSGTNITITIFLSNTDLSSDQKQTILAGVQQAIENEGFTVQNNAGNNLTIDTLKHDYLIKLS; encoded by the coding sequence ATGATTAATATGGATGGTAGAGGTCAGCTTTCAGCAGAGTATATACTCATGGTAGGTTTTGTACTACTTGTTATACTTCTCATTGCATTTTTCGCTACAGACCAAACAGAACAGAACAGTATAGCAGCAGCAGCAAGAATAGGAGCTGCTAACACCTCTGCTGAGATCGGGATTTTGAACACAACCACCAGACCAATACGTGTGACCAGAGTGGACATGACTAGTGGAACCAACATTACCATTACAATATTTCTTTCTAATACTGATCTCTCTTCGGATCAAAAACAGACTATTCTTGCAGGTGTTCAACAGGCTATTGAGAACGAAGGCTTCACAGTTCAAAACAATGCAGGCAATAACTTAACTATTGACACTCTCAAGCATGATTATTTAATAAAATTATCATAA
- a CDS encoding M42 family metallopeptidase, whose product MKQLLEKLSNASGVSGFEDEVRNLMMEELKGHVDDLEVDKMGNLIAIKKGKPSGKTVMLAAHMDEIGLMVRYIDKNGFIKFSKLGGINDQMLLNQEVFIHSNGEKILGVIGSKPPHRMKAADKKKPVNYENMFIDIGANSKEDAEEIVNIGDPITIKQEFAALKNDLVMGNAMDNRVGCAVLLEVLKRAHSDATIYGVGTVQEEVGLKGARTAAYRINPDMALALDVTISGDHPGMKEEDAPAKAGDGPCIILTDASGRGIITHPQIKELLINVANEEEIPYQLEVSEGGTTDATAIHLTREGIPTGVISPPSRYIHTPVSVVNIKDVENAVKLILAVLNTL is encoded by the coding sequence ATGAAACAGTTACTAGAAAAACTATCCAATGCTTCAGGTGTGTCCGGATTCGAAGATGAAGTTCGAAATTTAATGATGGAAGAGTTAAAAGGACATGTGGATGATTTAGAGGTTGATAAAATGGGTAACCTCATCGCCATTAAGAAAGGGAAACCTAGTGGTAAAACTGTAATGTTAGCTGCACATATGGATGAAATCGGGCTTATGGTCAGATACATTGACAAAAATGGTTTCATCAAGTTCTCTAAACTGGGTGGGATTAATGATCAGATGCTCCTTAACCAGGAAGTTTTCATTCACAGTAATGGTGAGAAAATACTGGGTGTTATAGGTAGTAAACCACCACACAGAATGAAAGCCGCCGATAAGAAGAAACCTGTAAATTATGAAAACATGTTCATTGATATCGGTGCCAACAGTAAGGAAGATGCCGAGGAAATAGTAAATATAGGGGATCCCATAACCATCAAACAGGAATTCGCTGCACTTAAAAATGATTTGGTGATGGGAAATGCCATGGATAACAGAGTGGGCTGTGCTGTACTCCTTGAAGTACTGAAAAGAGCCCATAGCGATGCTACCATCTATGGAGTAGGTACCGTGCAGGAAGAAGTGGGTCTTAAGGGAGCTAGAACAGCTGCATATCGAATCAATCCAGATATGGCCCTTGCCCTGGATGTTACCATATCTGGAGATCACCCTGGTATGAAGGAGGAAGACGCACCAGCCAAAGCCGGTGACGGCCCCTGTATAATACTCACTGATGCCAGTGGGCGGGGAATCATCACTCATCCTCAGATAAAAGAGCTTCTGATAAATGTAGCTAATGAGGAAGAAATACCATACCAATTGGAAGTTAGTGAAGGAGGCACCACTGATGCCACTGCCATTCATCTTACCAGAGAAGGTATCCCCACAGGAGTTATATCACCTCCATCCAGATACATACACACCCCAGTGAGTGTGGTTAATATAAAAGATGTCGAAAATGCAGTTAAGCTAATTTTAGCTGTGCTTAATACACTTTAA
- a CDS encoding ATPase domain-containing protein, with the protein MERIKTGIEGIDQFTGGIPHGKSVLLTGDAGSGKTIFGLQFALKSSQNNQKTVYITTEEDSNDLFVQGNTFKWNIQSVTESGFLTFIELAGVRARVIEAEININVGSMKGNFSKFLKDLPKDTEVLVIDNIGSYTAQLTPYEFRDRFDLLVYELNKRNITALIILDSATSKEFNEIALFSVYGAIKLMKRENPYTGRRERVMDVVKMRSTKTPTQFITYEIGEDGIQIISGMESKE; encoded by the coding sequence TTGGAACGGATAAAAACAGGAATAGAAGGAATTGACCAGTTTACAGGCGGAATTCCCCATGGCAAATCTGTACTTTTGACTGGGGATGCTGGTTCAGGTAAAACCATATTTGGTTTGCAATTTGCCCTAAAAAGTTCTCAAAACAATCAAAAAACCGTTTACATCACTACTGAAGAGGATTCTAACGACCTTTTTGTTCAGGGAAACACATTCAAGTGGAATATTCAATCCGTTACCGAAAGTGGTTTTTTAACTTTCATTGAACTTGCTGGAGTGCGGGCTAGAGTCATTGAGGCAGAAATCAATATCAATGTTGGATCAATGAAAGGAAATTTCTCCAAATTCCTGAAAGATCTGCCAAAAGATACTGAAGTACTGGTAATTGACAATATAGGTAGTTACACTGCCCAACTCACACCCTACGAATTCAGGGATCGTTTTGACCTTTTGGTGTATGAGTTAAATAAGCGTAACATAACTGCTTTAATCATCTTAGACAGTGCCACTTCCAAAGAATTTAACGAAATAGCTCTTTTCTCTGTTTATGGTGCCATAAAACTCATGAAACGCGAAAACCCCTATACTGGTCGCAGGGAGAGAGTAATGGATGTGGTGAAAATGAGAAGTACCAAGACACCCACCCAGTTCATAACCTATGAGATTGGAGAGGATGGTATACAAATAATTTCTGGAATGGAAAGTAAAGAATAA
- a CDS encoding methanogen output domain 1-containing protein yields the protein MSKVKILIVEDESIVAMDIKHRAEGLGYVVTAISPSGEEALDRVVENRPDLVLMDIVLKGEMDGIEAAQKIRDAYGIPVVYLTAYSDERTLKRAKITQPFGYIIKPFEDRELHSAVEVALYKHLMESKLKESEKWLYTTLESIGDAVIATDKGGKLKFMNPIASQITGWSHDEAIGQPLTNVFNVIHEESGVRVDDPVSKVMGEDAIIDLPTPALLINKEGKHIPIEDSSAPIKDENGRIMGVALVFRDVTQRRKEAKEREELLKDKARGELSGFMVSALPVFASNIPPKVRDNIVRSFGDRFEKNMKPLFLKEMEKCQNMGSDSKEDSHLSPDVIFNCYLSWISEFMSNLGIVTNTVIDSEGAKSHLNFENCPWTSESSVSPIFCLICRTIIIRSFTWTSLKGNVEQSRCLLDGNKECSFEFIISLNKG from the coding sequence ATGTCCAAAGTAAAAATATTGATTGTTGAAGATGAAAGCATTGTAGCGATGGATATCAAACACCGTGCTGAAGGTCTTGGATACGTGGTCACAGCCATATCCCCCTCAGGGGAAGAAGCTCTGGACAGGGTTGTTGAAAACCGACCTGATCTGGTACTCATGGACATTGTCCTAAAAGGTGAAATGGATGGTATTGAAGCTGCTCAAAAGATAAGGGATGCTTATGGTATTCCAGTTGTGTATTTAACAGCTTATTCTGATGAAAGAACTTTAAAAAGAGCAAAAATCACCCAACCATTCGGTTACATAATTAAACCCTTTGAAGACAGGGAATTACACAGTGCAGTAGAAGTAGCTCTTTATAAACATTTAATGGAAAGCAAACTTAAAGAAAGTGAAAAATGGCTCTATACGACACTGGAAAGTATTGGTGATGCTGTTATTGCCACAGATAAAGGTGGTAAACTCAAATTCATGAATCCCATTGCCAGCCAGATAACTGGTTGGAGTCATGATGAAGCTATTGGTCAACCATTGACCAATGTTTTTAATGTAATTCATGAGGAAAGCGGTGTAAGGGTAGATGATCCAGTTAGTAAAGTAATGGGGGAGGATGCAATAATTGATTTGCCCACTCCAGCACTCCTTATAAATAAAGAAGGTAAACATATTCCTATTGAAGACAGCAGTGCACCTATAAAAGATGAAAATGGACGTATAATGGGTGTGGCATTGGTATTTAGGGATGTAACCCAACGTAGAAAGGAAGCCAAGGAAAGAGAGGAATTGTTGAAAGATAAAGCTCGAGGAGAACTTTCAGGGTTTATGGTCAGTGCTCTACCTGTATTTGCATCCAATATTCCGCCAAAGGTTAGGGATAACATTGTTAGAAGTTTTGGGGATCGTTTTGAGAAAAATATGAAGCCATTATTCTTAAAGGAAATGGAAAAATGCCAAAACATGGGGAGTGATTCTAAAGAAGATTCACACTTATCTCCGGATGTTATATTCAACTGTTATCTTTCCTGGATCAGTGAATTCATGTCTAACTTAGGAATTGTTACTAACACCGTAATTGATTCAGAGGGTGCTAAAAGCCATCTAAATTTTGAGAACTGTCCATGGACAAGTGAAAGTAGTGTTAGTCCAATATTCTGTTTAATCTGCAGGACTATAATAATACGCAGCTTTACCTGGACTTCACTTAAAGGGAATGTAGAACAAAGCCGTTGCTTACTGGATGGCAATAAAGAGTGTTCCTTTGAATTCATAATTTCTCTTAATAAAGGCTAA